One Cryptomeria japonica chromosome 9, Sugi_1.0, whole genome shotgun sequence genomic window carries:
- the LOC131077075 gene encoding ATP-dependent Clp protease ATP-binding subunit ClpA homolog CD4B, chloroplastic, translating into MMGTLAQFAAPPYRIISTSHVQIQNSNTVQQVPKTMCNMQSHSFRIKNYIRSGQVTGTGKVSSPATDFRANVAAAFSASARKGRKLRKGVITCMFERFTEKAIKVIMLSQEEARRLQHNYVGTEQILLGLIGEGTGIAAKVLKSMGINLKEARLEVEKIIGRGSGFVAVEIPFTPRAKRVLELALEEARQLGHNYIGSEHLLLGMLREGEGVAARVLEKLGADPSNIRTQVIRMVGESSEAVGAGVGGASSSNKTPTLEEYGSNLTKLALEGKLDPVVGRQPQIERVIQILGRRTKNNPCLIGDPGVGKTAIAEGLAQLIAAGDVPETIEGKTVITLDMGLLVAGTKYRGEFEERLKKLMDEIKQNDEIILFIDEVHTLIGAGAAEGAIDAANILKPALSRGELQCIGATTLDEYRKHIERDPALERRFQPVQVPEPTVDETIQILGGLRERYEIHHKLRYSDESLVCAAKLSHQYISDRFLPDKAIDLVDEAGSRVHLRYTQLPEEAKELDKEVRQITKEKNEAVRGQDFEKAGQLRDREVELKAQITAITKKGKEKSKAESEADGGPVVTEADIQQIVSVWTGIPVEKVSSDESHKLLKMEETLHQRIIGQDEAVKAISRAIRRARVGLKNPNRPIASFIFSGPTGVGKSELAKALAAYYFGSEEAMIRLDMSEYMERHTVSKLIGSPPGYVGYTEGGQLTEAVRRRPYSVILFDEIEKAHPDVFNMMLQILEDGRLTDSKGRTVDFKNTLLIMTSNVGSSVIEKGGRRSGFLFQFEEDEEDNSYTRIKSLVLEELKSYFRPEFLNRLDETIVFRQLTKSEVRDIADIMLKEVFERLKIKEIELQVTDRFRDRVVDEGYSPTYGARSLRRAIMRLLEDSMAEKMLSGEIKEGDSAIVDVNEEGNVTVLNGSRGTVASSTPAAAV; encoded by the exons ATGATGGGGACTCTAGCACAGTTTGCAGCTCCACCTTATAGAATAATCAGTACAAGTCATGTTCAGATTCAGAACTCTAATACAGTGCAACAAGTTCCAAAGACGATGTGCAATATGCAATCACATTCATTTAGAATAAAAAATTACATTCGATCTGGGCAAGTAACTGGCACAGGTAAGGTTTCAAGTCCTGCAACAGACTTTCGTGCAAATGTAGCTGCAGCATTTTCTGCTTCAGCaaggaaaggaaggaaattaaGGAAAGGAGTGATTACTTGTATGTTTGAGCGGTTTACAGAGAAGGCCATCAAAGTAATTATGCTTTCTCAAGAGGAAGCACGACGCCTCCAGCACAACTATGTAGGTACAGAGCAGATTCTGTTGGGTCTTATTGGTGAAGGGACTGGTATTGCAGCAAAAGTCTTAAAATCTATGGGAATCAATTTAAAGGAGGCTcgtttagaggttgagaaaatcaTTGGCAGAGGCAGTGGGTTTGTTGCTGTGGAGATTCCATTCACTCCAAGAGCAAAGCGTGTGTTAGAACTTGCGCTTGAGGAAGCTCGACAACTTG GACATAACTACATAGGTTCTGAGCACTTGCTTTTAGGGATGCTGCGTGAAGGTGAAGGTGTTGCAGCTCGTGTGCTTGAGAAACTTGGAGCTGACCCCAGCAATATTCGTACCCAA GTAATTCGAATGGTTGGTGAAAGTTCAGAAGCTGTTGGCGCTGGAGTCGGAGGTGCTAGCAGCAGCAACAAGACACCAACTCTTGAGGAATATGGAAGCAATTTGACAAAACTTGCACTGGAG GGAAAGCTTGATCCAGTTGTTGGTAGGCAGCCACAAATTGAGCGAGTTATTCAAATACTGGGACGCCGCACAAAGAACAATCCTTGCCTTATTGGTGATCCTGGTGTAGGAAAAACAGCAATTGCTGAGGGACTAGCACAGCTAATAGCTGCTGGAGATGTTCCAGAAACAATCGAGGGTAAAACG GTTATTACTTTAGATATGGGGCTACTTGTTGCAGGTACTAAGTACCGTGGAGAGTTTGAGGAAAGGTTAAAGAAGCTAATGGATGAAATCAAACAGAATGATGAGATTATACTCTTCATAGATGAAGTCCATACTCTTATTGGAGCAGGTGCAGCAGAAGGGGCAATTGATGCAGCCAATATCCTAAAACCAGCTCTTTCACGAGGAGAACTACAG TGCATTGGGGCCACCACCTTGGACGAATATAGGAAACACATTGAAAGGGACCCTGCACTAGAGAGAAGATTCCAACCTGTACAAGTGCCAGAGCCAACTGTGGATGAGACAATACAGATATTGGGAGGTCTACGTGAACGATATGAGATTCATCATAAGCTACGTTATTCTGATGAGTCTTTGGTGTGTGCTGCCAAGCTATCACATCAATACATCAG TGATCGTTTCCTCCCCGACAAAGCAATTGATCTAGTTGACGAAGCTGGCTCTCGTGTGCACCTTCGTTATACACAG CTTCCTGAAGAAGCAAAAGAGCTTGACAAAGAAGTGAGGCAGATTACAAAAGAGAAGAATGAAGCTGTTCGAGGCCAAGATTTTGAAAAg GCTGGACAGCTACGTGATCGTGAGGTGGAACTAAAGGCACAAATTACAGCTATAACAAAAAAAGGGAAAGAGAAATCAAAGGCTGAGAGTGAAGCAGATGGAGGTCCAGTTGTAACTGAGGCAGATATTCAGCAAATTGTATCTGTATGGACAGGCATTCCAGTTGAGAAGGTATCATCTGACGAGTCTCACAAACTCCTGAAGATGGAAGAAACACTCCATCAACGCATAATTGGGCAAGACGAAGCTGTCAAAGCAATCAGTCGAGCCATTCGCCGTGCAAGAGTTGGCTTGAAGAACCCAAACAGGCCAATTGCAAGCTTCATATTTTCAGGTCCTACAGGTGTTGGCAAGTCTGAGCTTGCAAAGGCATTGGCAGCTTACTATTTTGGTTCTGAGGAGGCCATGATAAGGCTGGATATGAGTGAATATATGGAGAGGCACACTGTTTCCAAGCTGATTGGTTCACCCCCAGGATATGTGGGATACACTGAAGGAGGTCAGTTAACTGAGGCTGTTAGGAGACGCCCTTATAGTGTTATCCTCTTTGATGAAATTGAAAAGGCTCACCCTGATGTTTTTAACATGATGCTTCAaatccttgaagatggaagactcACAGATAGCAAAGGTAGAACTGTGGACTTTAAGAATACCCTTTTAATCATGACTTCTAATGTTGGTAGTAGTGTGATTGAGAAGGGAGGTCGTAGATCTGGATTCCTTTTCcaatttgaagaagatgaagaagataacagCTACACAAGAATCAAAAGCCTTGTCTTGGAAGAGCTGAAGTCATATTTTCGCCCTGAGTTCTTGAATCGACTAGATGAAACAATTGTTTTTAGACAGCTCACCAAATCAGAGGTAAGAGATATTGCAGATATCATGTTGAAAGAAGTCTTTGAACGGCTTAAAATCAAAGAAATTGAACTTCAAGTTACAGATCGCTTCAGAGACAGAGTTGTAGATGAAGGCTATAGTCCTACCTATGGTGCAAGATCACTACGCAGAGCAATTATGAGATTGTTAGAGGATAGTATGGCTGAAAAGATGCTTTCTGGTGAGATCAAAGAGGGTGATTCAGCTATAGTTGATGTAAATGAGGAAGGGAATGTGACTGTTTTGAATGGAAGTAGGGGTACAGTAGCTTCATCAACACCAGCAGCAGCTGTCTAG